CGCGTCGCTGAGCTTGTCGCCATAGTAGCCGTTGGTCTCGATGGTCGTGTGGATACCCATGCGCCTGGCTTCCGCCAGCAGTTTGGCCGCGAAGCGGTGCTGCAGCAGCGGCTCGCCGCCGCTCAGCGTGAAGCCTCCCGACATGACCTTGAGCCCGTGACGATATTTGCCGAGCTCGCTGGCCGCCTGCTCGACGGACACGGGTATCCCGTTACCGAGCGTCCACGTGTCCGGATTGTGACAGTAACGGCAGCGCCACATGCAGCCGGTGGTCCATGCGACGACGCGCACGCCGGGTCCGTCGACGGCCGATCCTGTCGTGAACGAATGCAGGAAGCCCATGTCCCCGCTGGCGAGGGCCTCGCGCACGCTTTTCTCGGGAACGCCTTCGCCAAGGTGGACGCGCAGTTCAAAAGGGCTCTTCGCCTCCAGGGAAACTTTCGCCACGTCAGACATGGGCCTCTCCGTGGAACGTGCGATTGATGACGTCCATCTGCTGTTCGCGCGTCAGGCGCACGAAATTGACCGCGTAGCCGGACACCCGGATCGTCAGGCTCGGGTACTTCTCCGGGTGATCCATCGCATCGAGCAGCGTGTCGCGGTTCAGCACGTTGACGTTCATGTGGTAGCCCGTC
The genomic region above belongs to Candidatus Binatia bacterium and contains:
- the pflA gene encoding pyruvate formate-lyase-activating protein → MSDVAKVSLEAKSPFELRVHLGEGVPEKSVREALASGDMGFLHSFTTGSAVDGPGVRVVAWTTGCMWRCRYCHNPDTWTLGNGIPVSVEQAASELGKYRHGLKVMSGGFTLSGGEPLLQHRFAAKLLAEARRMGIHTTIETNGYYGDKLSDAELGHIDLVMLGLKTWDPERHRALTGMDVGPTLAFARRLAAMRRPIWIRFVLVPGLTDDMDDLARTAEFAAGLGNVERVEVLPFHQLGSFKWERLGLEYTLKDTQAPTAESAERACEVLRKAGLTAY